The nucleotide sequence AAGCATAATTTgagcaaaaaatattataggaaGGTTGAATTAAAACtctgtaaatataaaattaaagtatttttaatttcaaccaCTATTGAAGAAATTATAGCATCTGATTTCATTTAATCGAGACAATTCTGGGGTAGATTTACTAAAAGTCGCAAGGCACTATCAATTACACCCCAAAAAAAGTGTAGGAGATGAAGGTTAGTGCTTTTAGTCGGCCATAGGATTACTGGGAAGTTCGGTAATATGTCATCAAGAGTTGCCatgcaagaaaaaaaaatttactcccataaaaaaacgatttttgatacaaatattgTAACAATGAACCTATTTCAATGATTTCGGATGGCTCTCCATATATATGCTACTCCATCCTATGACTGATCCACCACCACCACATAATCTGTAAGGGATGACGATACACTGAAACTTAAAAGATCTCTTGTCCTTTCTCCCCTATTCAGTTTCCGAAGACTGTCttggttatttattttattcctaaCCCTTAAATAAATTCTAGGACATCCAATATCTTCAGTTTCTTCTTCTTAACTTATAAAATTTGCTGTCTTTTATTTGCACCAGGTTCCAGTCCACCCTTCAGAACTTTCTGGTTAATGCATTCTTTAGATTTTAGATTCAAAGTCGCATTTTTTCCGTGTTTTAGCCTTGTCCcaatataccattttttatttattttggggCTCTTTCTTTGCTATAATTTATCATCCATCTCTTCATATGGTTATATACACAAATATTTTGTTCGCTATTCTGCACTcatctaaaaacatttttgttgttattgGTAGTGTTTCCAGTCCGAATGATCTCTAGTTAACTGTAGTCATATTCTAAGATATGATGAGGTCAAAGGAGATCCAATTTGGGGCATTATGAGCTTTAAACTCAACTACTTACATCACCTGGTGTTCTTTGAAAACTTCCTATCACTTAGAACCTTTTAACAGTTGTGTCATACGGAAGTTTTGTACTGTTCTCCAATCTCCAATCAATCCAATGAATGAATAGCTGCAGCACACTGTTTAGGGTGAGATTATAGTTGAGTTTAGTTCATTTATAtacacaaacattttttttaataaatattatcatgAAAAATTTCTGTCATATTCAGAGTAACGTTTCTTAAAATTATCTTACCCATGCTTTAATAAATACTCCTATTTCTTTAACTATACTATGAGTAGGTAAATAATTGTAGTTAATTGGTTCTTTAGGTCCTTTCTGTTGATAAACATACTTTAAATATCCATCTATTTCAATGGACatcatgttttttataaattgtacaGATGCATCTGACGCCCtatgttctattaaaaaatatatccatgtcttacctaaaaaaatatttacatggGAAGCGAAAGaatcaaaaaaatccaattcaaaaagtatttttgggTAGATTTATTGGAGTTGGCTGTGACATAGGAATTGATCCTCTGCAGGGAGGAAAATCGGACGACTAGTGACCAGAAGACAATGAAAAAAGAGCTCTAGTCAAAGTAAAAACAGATCATCCCCATTTGGGGtttattttgtaagtttttttttgtttttggcaGGTGAATCTTTtcgaaacgatttttttattcagtCCCATAGCTCAATACATGAAGTCGTTTGTTTTAGGGTGGTTATGTACACTTTGTATAACAAAAGCTTGTCTTCTAATCGCAATTTGAGTACacttttggaaattaaatagaaataaaaatttttttctaaatatatgaTGTTCCCATGCTAGTATTGAGTCTTTTTTTCAGTTCCCAGGTTTCCTATATTTAGGGAATGTTGTATTTGTACGTGATTTAGAAAAACTAGTAACTAGTTGTACTCTATTAACCTGTAGGTATAAAACCAGTTTCACAGGAATTCATTTTGTAAAGAAAACCTTTATAACCTTTGTTTGTACCAGCTATAGGGTTGGAAATTGATCTCAAAGGGGtataaatcgataaaaaaacaATCTACTAGAGTGGAAATATATGTTAGGTTGTTATTTGGAAGAAGACGCAAAGTTGATAGGTTATACCTAATACCGACTGCGCGGTGGAAACACTTTCGGGCTCGAGATACTTCTCGGGTAAAGTTTTACTAATGTGTTCAATCCCAAATGATACCAGACTCGAAAGAGCAGCTTCGCTTATTTGGGTATCTCCGTATTCTAcgtattcccataatttttttgtcactgCTTCAAATAAATCTTTATATGAATCCGAATCCAGCAACTGAGGAACTTCTTTAATTAACGAACATAAACTGAAATATAAGGTTTTTGTAAACTACACATAATCATGAAATATCTGTATAAAATGCAGtcgaagtttattaaaaaaaatgaattatataaatacaaaatgattTGGATTTGTTGAGGAATCAAATAATTCCCACAAGAAGAAACTAAATTGGTAACAATTTCAGTGCCATTTCACCACAATCTGATCTGAAATTTCcatatatacaagaaaaaatccCACACCAAAGTATAAAACACCACAAAATACAAAAAGGAAATGCCCAACTAACCTAAGAATTGTTGAGAAGGGCTTTTCGTCAAGGTCAAATAATTCCTTCAATAAGAAATACAGTTCcatatatacaagaaaaaatcttAGAAACCATCACGATAGACTTGAAAACAAAGACAATCATCACTTCCTAGAACCCCAAAACACATAAAGACTGGAAAGGAATTGGCCAGGTGACGTAAGAATTGGTTAAAAGAACTTTTACTGCAATAGGACAGACAGTTGGCAACAATTTTAATTCCATTTCATCAGGATGGTGCTTCACTTCACTTTAATGTTGCCGATGAAtgaagttttccaaaaaaaatggaTTAGAAGGAAAAGTACAATAGAGTAGCAAGCTAGATCTCTTGATTTCGACAAGTTTTTCTAATGataactgaaaaatgaaatgaaatgaaaacaaatccTAATAATTTGAATGAACTGCAAAATGGATATTGGTAACACTCCCATCAATACCATCCCTACCAGCTTGAAGACCTGTTATCACACTTAAATGAAGCAGCGTCGTGGGTAACTCctcgacaaaaataatcaaagatcTACCAGCCACAGTTCGAAAAACAATCTTTGAAAAGATGAAATGTAGATGACGCTGGCAAAGTACCAAATCACCTGAGGACAAACGAAAGCTTTCATGATTGCTGGAGCTTACAAAGAAaccaaacagaaaaaaaatcctCAAACTTTATCCCTACAGtgtaaaagaagaatttaatGGCTTTGGTGACAGATGCATTGCATACTTTGGAAATCTTGAACAGTTTTCGTGAGTCAATCTGACGAGAACAGATGCTGTTGATTAGGAAAAAACCGAAACTTTTGTTGAAATCATCGATAGCAGTCTTCttaatgaaaatatgacaaCAAACAATGATCAGTTGTTTGACAAAATTGTGTCAAATGCAGTCAAATGGGAAGCAGTGGGAGACTACCAGAGATGTAATTCCAATCACATTATGATTCTTTGTTTTTGTGTTAGTACCATGGCTTCGACTCCTTCGACTCGTCAAATGAAGACAGATAACCCCCGTTTTGAAGAGTGCGCTTATATCTTAAGTGAAGATATAAATGCGGAATTCCAGTAATATCTAGAGAGATTGAAtcgaaatgaaataaatgaaaagtttttaaagagAGTCAAAAATTTGACCAATCCATGAGTCCATGAAATCAAATCCGGTTATTCGAGACTCCAGAGGAGATTGGGCGCGATCAAATTCTTACGAGTCACCCTTGCAAATGAGAATTTTAAGGAAGACAAATCAGTTGATTACTGATCTTCATTTTGTATTCCAATTACaagtttttgcttgattttaaTTGGCTAAACAGCTTATCAgacgaaaattttattataacggCGGAGTCttgaagaaatatcaaaaaaaaaacaaaaaaatatcgaacGCGTTTTCAATCTAATCCCAGTTATTACCTTTTGACAACTGGAAGTCGTCTATCATTCGTAAATTTAGGTGCTAATGTACTCCAAGTAGTTTGTATATCGATAATTCCATTTCTGCATAAGATAGTTATGGCTTCTATAGCTAAAGAACAAGGCAGAGCACCATTTTCATTATCGCAGTCATTCaagatttttgataaatgaGCTACAGCATCTTTTCCATATAGTTCAGGCCTgaaaagatcatttttataaatattaacaaatgtacattaataatcatttattgttaaattttcaacttaaaaacatttttgtagaGTTTGAGTttcgaaaatgataaaaatattgataagcAAGAGACTTTTTATAGCCAGTGAACCACCTAGAACTCAGTTTTTTGCACTTCGAACCATACAATCAATGACCAGTATCTCAGGTAACTGTTACtttgaatgaaatataaaaccaggataaaaattgaaacttctaATCAAAAATCATTCTTAAAACAATGTCTTGGTAGTTATATCAACCACTGGGAAAAGGATGTCGATCTTGAGAAGACGGTATTGATCACTTTATGAATTGCTGTGctaaaaaaatttgctttaagCTACATAATATCTACTTGCTAATTAAGGGTGCAAAAAGTAGGAAATTTACTTGGATCCTTTTTATACCAAATAAATAtggattttataatttatttgaccTCTTTGGAGTTGCTACAAACATTGGACGTTTGTATTTTgctaaacaaaaacaatatttccaaaaagttGCAACAATAACTTCAATATATGTGCTCAAAATGTgctgtaaatattaaaatatccaTCCCAAAGAAGTATTTTTCCTCATAAGGGTCCTTTTCGACTTCCTAAGTTACTttgcattatataaaaaaagaattatcCTGTAATATCCCCACAAAATCCTTTTATTCGCAGGAATCGAGATTCAAGAAAACATTTGTTTGTACTACTTGGAAAATCTTTTCTTTTCAACagataaatttgatttttttttattcgactcgatattttttgtttcgtaATTTCAGATgcaattttttggataaaattaatttttgaaggTAAATATACAAAGTggttacataaaaaaataattattcttacTTCCTGTCACAGAgttcttttaaaacataagcTTTTGTTACATATCGTTCCCACTTTTTCTCAACAGGTGTATCATATACCAGGAGATCTTCTAAATATATGTAACACTTGTTATTAATTTTCCATGCATCCAAAGCCAAAGAAATTCCAACATTAAAAAGATTTTCCGATCTTTTACTAACTGCTCGTATTAACGCCATAACTTTCGGAATGTTATCTTGATAAATTACTAGTTTTGGTAAAGATTTCAAAAGAGCGAAATGGTAGTTTGGATATAGATTGTTCGATAACTTGtataaaattaatgttaataatttggaagagaaaattatttctttttccgCGCATTTAAGTAGAAGCTCTAAAATTATTAGAGATATTTCTGGATCTTGGTATTCGATCATCATAAAACCGCaaaggaaattaaaaatatccacAGTATATTCATCGggaatttgtttaatttcttcCAACCATTCCTTGAGGTCCTGTTCCTCGGAAAATCTTTCtaaatttaatgttaaattaACGGTAATGAATATCATTTTATTGGTgcaaattagatttttatatctggaagaaaaatcttttaatttttcattcgCATTCAATTTATAGTTTGTGTTATTCCTTTTGTTCACTGATGTAATTATTTCTTTTGCCAATTGATGAGCTTCATTAAGAAATGTACAAGGAGAAGTTAACCAAGGTAATAAAGAAGCTTTGAGAGTTTCTAATGCGAATAAAGAAGCGTATTCTTGATCTAGCATCGGTTTaccttaaataaaaatatatcatcaatttcctctataaagattaaaaaatatagattaGAACGAAATCTTTGTAAACCTGGCAGTCAAAAACCAAATTgtactttaatatattttacaagCTTTCGAATAATTTCAATCCCTGATGATGTATACTATTagttattcgaaagcttggaaaatatattaaagtacAATTTGGTTTTTGATTTGCCACAGTACCACAACaattagtttattaaaaattatatatataaataaaaagtgattATTACACTCATAAAAATGAATACTTACAtgttaaaagtatatttttcaaatgtatgGGTGAACATACAtcaattatttgagaaaatatcaGAAGTATACTATCGATCATAACTAATTTTCTGTTTTCGAATATTTGTCGTAAACAACATAGAGCTGGTTGCATGTCAAATTTATACAGTGCCATATTATAAAGAAGACTCGCGTGCCATAATATTACTActtctatatttaaaattgtttcaatgtttGGATTTCTTAACGCCTCTatgaaatgattatttattatttgaatttcttcttttttttctaccTAAAACAACAACGATTCATTGATATCACAAAGTTTAGATACCAAGAAAACCAACGCCACATCCATGCTAAATGAAGATGTAAAGAAGATACatacaagaaaaaatagaaagagaCTATAAGGAACTAGGAACATAAAATATCTtacaggaaaaaaattaataaggaaTATAACTTGAAGATATAGAGCATCGGTAGTGATAAAACGACTTAATGTGGATGATGCagaagataatgaaaataagttttgGGAAGAAATGACAATAATAATGGAAGAAGCAAAAggaatgataataataataaaacacttCAAATGTATCTGTACTTGGAGAAATATTAGTTAACATTGATATCCATAGATAAACCAGTGGAAAGAAGAATCCATAGTAGATAAcatataaaagatgaaaaagaGAATTAATTATAGTGTGTACATAACCAAATACCTAATACTGAgagaaattatattattgatgaaAGCAATTCAGCTGAAATGTGCTCAGATTAtactttaaatattaaaaaatctattccAAACGTTTATTTTTTCCCAGAAGGTCCTTTTTGTAAAGCGAAGTTAAGAAGCTCTTTCTCAATAATGATTAATTAATATGATAAAGTTTGTTATCTAAAACAGCAACAACAAGACCAAAGCAGCATCCGGGCAAActaataaaaaagcaaaatgaaGATGTAAAGAAGAtacaaacaagaaaaaaacgtttatttttttaccagaaAGTTCTTTTTTCATACCAAAGTTCGGGAGCCCTTTCTTGTATTCTGTTCAAACTGACCTTGGAAAGAATATTCAGGAGACTGTAGACCAACCCTGGAAGAACCCTACTCAACCGATTAAGACAGAAGGTGGCCTGCGCATTCGATGTAGACCTGCTAAGCAGTATTAAATAGAGCTTTGAGTGGACTTCCGaacattcaattaaaaatccAATCGAGCAAGACTCAGTGTTCACGAAGCTAAAATGCTCATACTTGAAAACAACGAGACTGCACTGGAGATATGGGAGAGTGCTCAGAAGATGATGGAATCCCGCCTACTTAACAGGCGCACAAAAGAAAGATCTATTAAGACCAGTTGTCATATATGCTTCTAAAACCTGGGTAGTGACTGCTGAAGACAAACTGAGACTTCATTCGTGGGAGAGGAAAGTACTTCGGCGCATCTATAGCCCAATCCAAGACAAAGAGAATGGAGCATCTGTATGGAGTCATACTTAGTATTTTGTGGATTaagaaaaatgtacaaaaaaatgaatctagAACCCTTTATACATGCTAtgtcttcaattatttttaaaaattcattcgtttgtaataaatgttttaaaacattattataattaaaataaaactgtttaagATATATTGTTAATTACTCACTTGTAACcaagaaattattttaccaAACAAATGTGTACCAGCATCtttagaatttaataataatgccCATAATCTGCATCTCAAcaattctatattatttctCGATGGACAACACAAGCAGTACAAATAGAAtggttcaaatattttgttaatcatAGAcctaaaatatggaaaatcataattgaattttcaactATGTAAATGCCTCAAACAACCAAAAGTAGCCGACATTACAGCAGTGCCAGAGTAAAAACCCAAATAATGTTAACACACAGACCcattactattttttaaattatatctaAACTCCTAATATACAGAATGAGTCCTATTCTAACTGAAATTCTGCATTAGCAATTTGACTTCCCCATTTACACTCTACCATTCaacaaaaaacatatattgCCCATCAGTATTCCTTGACATGAATCAAGCCTTTGATAAGGTGTGgtacaaaaacctttttttcaaaataaaacattacctTCCATCTTACTTCAAATAAATACTTAACAAGCAGACAGTTCAGAATTAGAATCAATGAAGAAGTCTTAGATACATTCCTGATCAAATCTGAGGTACTACAGGGCAGCATTCTGAGGCCATGattttatttactatatacATCAGATCTCTCTACAGAAAATACTGTAACATGAAGGATTTTACAGTCAAGTCATTCAATCACCTCTGACACCAATTAGACAGTTTAGAAGATGGGACAAGAAACTGGAAAATGGAAATAACATTCagttaaagaaagaaaaaatatatagccCATCAATATTCCTTGGCATGCTGTACATGAAAAATCTAAATCTTAACACCTTGCAAAATCATTGGATTCAAGTTATTTCAGCACTAAGTGACATTTAACCAACAGGTTTTGCAAATTACATATTAGCCCCACTCGACTCACAAATTGTTATCTAATGTCAGCTTTTCCTCTGCCAACATTGTCATATGAAGCTGACAGTAAAATATATTCTATCC is from Diorhabda sublineata isolate icDioSubl1.1 chromosome 1, icDioSubl1.1, whole genome shotgun sequence and encodes:
- the LOC130452560 gene encoding focadhesin is translated as MDIIENKLYSNNPINISNLISKIINNVKRKHAEGLRDFPEVKFLKEKMMNADPLISEVSGKAIMMLISDRILSADVIHTDFISSMNSIKCLSTLTNILGDLLCLLPNDKNYVFKLYSPQHPFITLIMEKPDAAYHIFVKIQNLLEDFDGSMINKIFEPFYLYCLCCPSRNNIELLRCRLWALLLNSKDAGTHLFGKIISWLQVEKKEEIQIINNHFIEALRNPNIETILNIEVVILWHASLLYNMALYKFDMQPALCCLRQIFENRKLVMIDSILLIFSQIIDVCSPIHLKNILLTCKPMLDQEYASLFALETLKASLLPWLTSPCTFLNEAHQLAKEIITSVNKRNNTNYKLNANEKLKDFSSRYKNLICTNKMIFITVNLTLNLERFSEEQDLKEWLEEIKQIPDEYTVDIFNFLCGFMMIEYQDPEISLIILELLLKCAEKEIIFSSKLLTLILYKLSNNLYPNYHFALLKSLPKLVIYQDNIPKVMALIRAVSKRSENLFNVGISLALDAWKINNKCYIYLEDLLVYDTPVEKKWERYVTKAYVLKELCDRKPELYGKDAVAHLSKILNDCDNENGALPCSLAIEAITILCRNGIIDIQTTWSTLAPKFTNDRRLPVVKSLCSLIKEVPQLLDSDSYKDLFEAVTKKLWEYVEYGDTQISEAALSSLVSFGIEHISKTLPEKYLEPESVSTAQSVLGKTWIYFLIEHRASDASVQFIKNMMSIEIDGYLKYVYQQKGPKEPINYNYLPTHSIVKEIGVFIKAWVNKWRGSIHNKLYIECLKIFSEVYSKPLPPLDWCFLQELIHDPKTKEYAVDIASHQVVMSGTARRLIDNYLITVTENPKDEDILLIFKNLKYLVRSIQPMILRPFFEISIWHVLKQDTDEYNLIDRMFDQLKIVLREENVQETNKITIVQVLDGIIFTTDVNSKLFKKLCEVMAVAPTKCLKEAACVKITDNAEDFPKSVKMRCALAKNAKMTPLDWINDLIDVWSMNYRDTSIWPDMVEVLKTHIKNIEESVPWCLDLIGRIQAKVADRSEVLVISCLFDVLIYVVVHFSGFYTFINKNQNEYKQIKELFPASLAALLDRVTWEACSAQVLEWLFHMNAEETISKDYRKLFGSCLQALKHNEDFTKNDKFLKYISSSTIDCE